The sequence GAAAAAATAACTATGTCTATATCAGAGGTTTCCTTAAAATCTCCCCTAGCTCTAGAACCGAACAGCACAGCTTTTTCAACCTCTGAATATCTCGAAAATATCTCAGCTAACTTTTGTATTACTGAACTTTTAATATGCATCCCCATGGTTATGCTCCTTTATAAAAAACTCAACTGCAATCTTTTCAGTTTTAGCCATATTTCTGTGTATTTGAATACTATGTCATAGTTGTGATAAGTAATATCCCGATTTTTTATTCCCCTTATTTCCATATTAACAGTTTTTTCCCTCGGTGTAAAGGGAATACAGATCAATCGAAAAAGACTAAAGGAGTAGATGTACCTAGCGTACCCAGCTCCTTAATTTGATTTCTGTTGAGTTTTGTAATATCACCTCTGTTTCCACCGTTGGGGCTTTGTTTAAGTTACATCAATTCCTGTTTTGACAACTTCCGATACAAAACTTATTTTTCTCGACATTTCTTCAATTTCCCCTGGAGTATATCCCAGTATATCGGCGCCTACTTCATAGTTCCAGAACTTTTGAAGGAATTCCAGCCTTTCAAAAAAGCTCATACCTCTAAAGTCATCGGATACGACTAATAAATCTACATCGCTGGAGCTCAAAGCTTCGTTTCTTGCATATGAACCAAACAGAATAACTCTTTCTATTTTTACATGATTATTAAGGTTTTTTATATAGTCATTAATTATTTTAATTATTTCATCTTTTGTTTTAACCATTCTATCACCTTCTCAGTATCCTTTAAAAACTCTGAGGCGATTTGGTCATTGTACATTTTGTGACTGGGGCCTCCAGCGGCGTCTGGGTACCTTGAAACCATATAATGTGGATTTAATTTTAAAATAATCGTTTGCACCTCTTTATCGGGGTAGTGATCAATCTCTTCTAACAGGACAATCAGGTTGTGCGTCTTTGGCGGAAATTCTTTATTTTGAAAAATAATAAGTGCTTTCAACAATTTCTTTACAGCCTGGTGGCACATAAAGATACAGTAATTATATCTTCCCGCTTTAAACATAGCC is a genomic window of Koleobacter methoxysyntrophicus containing:
- a CDS encoding nucleotidyltransferase domain-containing protein, translating into MVKTKDEIIKIINDYIKNLNNHVKIERVILFGSYARNEALSSSDVDLLVVSDDFRGMSFFERLEFLQKFWNYEVGADILGYTPGEIEEMSRKISFVSEVVKTGIDVT
- a CDS encoding HEPN domain-containing protein; its protein translation is MPLFVKIQDFTLLKELFRLRQEVKDWIESSEYDFETAKAMFKAGRYNYCIFMCHQAVKKLLKALIIFQNKEFPPKTHNLIVLLEEIDHYPDKEVQTIILKLNPHYMVSRYPDAAGGPSHKMYNDQIASEFLKDTEKVIEWLKQKMK